A part of Nerophis lumbriciformis linkage group LG25, RoL_Nlum_v2.1, whole genome shotgun sequence genomic DNA contains:
- the LOC133622047 gene encoding transcription factor IIIA-like, translating into MGDKRYICSFAGCAAAYNKQWKLDAHLCKHTGVKPHACPHAGCGKAFCSASHLARHQLSHSGLRPFPCAVDGCAQAFTTNSNRARHVGRAHAGEPKRYRCEVDGCGLAFRKNKQLKSHMSERHTRAPAYPCAHPGCGMRFTFPSTLKRHMKVHRGYPCARDGCAFTGATWTEYLKHRREQHRPAVACEHCGKVFKDSWFLGQHRRVHSDTRLVFKCPREACERSFTTTFNLQSHIRAFHDELRPFACGHPGCGRAFAMKQSLRRHRVVHDPDRKRMPRPKRSLTSRLSGCSDKVAGVCGNGPGPVELVSLLQDTSLLGRPAVDPQGLSVALTGPLTL; encoded by the coding sequence ATGGGCGACAAGCGTTACATTTGCTCGTTCGCGGGCTGCGCGGCGGCCTACAACAAGCAGTGGAAGCTGGACGCGCACCTCTGCAAGCACACCGGCGTCAAGCCGCACGCGTGTCCGCACGCCGGCTGCGGCAAAGCCTTCTGCAGCGCCTCCCACCTCGCCCGCCACCAGCTCAGCCACAGCGGCCTGCGCCCGTTCCCCTGCGCGGTGGACGGCTGCGCGCAGGCCTTCACCACCAACTCCAACCGGGCCCGGCACGTCGGCCGCGCCCACGCCGGCGAGCCCAAGCGGTACCGCTGCGAGGTGGACGGCTGCGGCTTGGCGTTCCGCAAGAACAAGCAGCTCAAGTCGCACATGAGCGAGCGCCACACGCGCGCGCCCGCCTACCCGTGCGCGCACCCTGGCTGCGGCATGCGCTTCACCTTCCCCAGCACGCTGAAGCGCCACATGAAGGTGCACCGGGGCTACCCCTGCGCCCGGGACGGGTGCGCCTTCACGGGCGCCACCTGGACGGAGTACCTGAAGCACAGGAGGGAGCAGCACCGGCCGGCGGTCGCCTGCGAGCACTGCGGAAAGGTCTTCAAGGACTCCTGGTTCCTGGGGCAGCACCGGAGGGTCCACTCGGACACCCGGCTGGTCTTCAAGTGTCCCCGGGAGGCCTGCGAGCGCTCCTTCACCACCACCTTCAACCTGCAGAGCCACATCCGGGCCTTCCACGACGAGCTGCGGCCCTTCGCCTGCGGCCACCCGGGCTGCGGCCGGGCCTTCGCCATGAAGCAGAGCCTCCGGCGGCACCGCGTGGTCCACGACCCGGACAGGAAGAGGATGCCTCGGCCCAAAAGGTCGCTCACCTCCCGGCTGAGCGGCTGCAGCGACAAGGTGGCCGGCGTGTGCGGGAACGGCCCCGGTCCCGTGGAGCTGGTCTCTCTGCTGCAGGACACGTCCCTGCTGGGTC